From a region of the Deinococcus terrestris genome:
- the nuoK gene encoding NADH-quinone oxidoreductase subunit NuoK: MAPTAYYVALSGLLFAIGMIGVLTRRTAIMIFLSVELMLNAANLALVAFARSWGDLAGQTAVFIVMTLAAAEVAIGLAIIVAIFRKRETTNVDDLATLKG, encoded by the coding sequence ATGGCACCGACCGCCTACTACGTGGCCCTCTCGGGACTGCTCTTTGCCATCGGGATGATCGGGGTGCTGACCCGACGCACGGCGATCATGATCTTCCTCTCGGTGGAGCTGATGCTGAACGCCGCCAACCTCGCGCTCGTGGCCTTTGCCCGGTCGTGGGGCGACCTCGCCGGGCAGACGGCCGTCTTTATCGTGATGACGCTCGCCGCCGCCGAGGTCGCCATCGGCCTCGCCATCATCGTCGCCATCTTCCGCAAGCGTGAGACGACCAACGTGGACGACCTCGCGACCCTGAAAGGCTGA
- the nuoH gene encoding NADH-quinone oxidoreductase subunit NuoH has translation MPDWLAELLITLLKGVLVALALLTTFAYMTLIERRLLARMQIRYGPNRVGPGGLFQPLADAVKSIFKEDLRVTMADKLVYTMAPIVAIGMALTAFGGIPAGPAGSLFGEDPWVYQLDAGILALLAITSMGVYGIFLGGWASGSKYPILGGLRSSAQMISYELGMGLSILGLLMLVGSTAFVNIVEWQAANGWMLLFQSLGFALFLVSSFAETNRTPFDLPEAEQELVAGYLTEYSAIKWALFQMAEYVNMITASAIMATLFFGGYRGPVFLEGLIPGISGWPIIWLVVKIAFFLFLFIWVRATLPRFRYDQLMRFGWKLLLPLALANTMMTAAYLAFARGLGLWPLALLSLLGLLLLFAMSDRVRVLWNKPTGRRGADDSWPTRPLGGD, from the coding sequence ATGCCCGACTGGCTCGCCGAACTGCTGATCACGCTGCTCAAGGGCGTCCTCGTCGCCCTCGCGCTGCTGACCACCTTCGCCTACATGACCCTGATCGAGCGGCGGCTGCTCGCCCGAATGCAGATTCGCTACGGCCCCAACCGGGTGGGACCGGGTGGCCTGTTCCAGCCGCTCGCCGACGCGGTCAAAAGCATCTTCAAGGAAGACCTGCGCGTCACGATGGCCGACAAGCTGGTTTACACCATGGCGCCCATCGTCGCCATCGGCATGGCGCTGACCGCCTTCGGGGGGATTCCCGCTGGCCCGGCGGGCTCGCTGTTCGGGGAAGACCCCTGGGTCTACCAGCTCGACGCGGGCATCCTCGCGCTGCTGGCGATCACGTCCATGGGCGTGTACGGCATCTTCCTGGGAGGCTGGGCCTCGGGCAGCAAGTACCCGATCTTGGGCGGCCTCCGAAGCAGCGCCCAGATGATCTCCTACGAACTCGGCATGGGCCTGAGCATCCTGGGTCTGCTGATGCTGGTGGGCAGCACGGCGTTCGTGAACATCGTGGAGTGGCAGGCCGCCAACGGCTGGATGCTGCTGTTCCAGTCGCTGGGGTTTGCCCTCTTTCTGGTGTCCTCCTTCGCGGAGACCAACCGCACCCCCTTCGACCTGCCCGAAGCCGAGCAGGAACTCGTGGCGGGGTACCTGACCGAGTATTCCGCGATCAAGTGGGCGCTCTTCCAGATGGCCGAGTACGTCAACATGATCACGGCCTCGGCGATCATGGCGACCCTCTTTTTCGGTGGATACCGGGGGCCGGTCTTTCTGGAGGGCCTGATTCCGGGCATCTCGGGCTGGCCGATCATCTGGCTGGTCGTCAAGATCGCCTTTTTCCTGTTCCTGTTCATCTGGGTGCGGGCCACGCTGCCCCGATTCCGCTACGACCAACTGATGCGCTTCGGCTGGAAGCTGCTGCTGCCGCTCGCGCTCGCCAACACCATGATGACCGCCGCCTACCTCGCCTTCGCGCGGGGCCTGGGGCTGTGGCCGCTGGCGCTGCTCAGCCTGCTGGGGCTGCTGCTGCTCTTCGCCATGAGCGACCGGGTGCGCGTGCTGTGGAACAAGCCGACCGGACGCCGGGGCGCGGACGACTCGTGGCCCACGCGGCCGCTGGGAGGGGACTGA
- the nuoL gene encoding NADH-quinone oxidoreductase subunit L — protein sequence MPLYLLPLLPLIGFALLMLFPRLFPGKTGGWLASGTVLASFVIAVMRYLGQGDEPAREVLWTWLPNMALNANLSVGFWYDQLSALMALIITGVGFLIHLYSVSYMGHDRQFTRFFAFLNFFVAMMLILVLADSYPLMFVGWEGVGMASYLLIGFWFSGRNSEASDKDIREASDREGVANSNAARKAFIMNRIGDLGFMLGMFLIYRLYGTLVIPELAERVEGAQVALAGIELACLFLLVGAVGKSGQLPLTTWLPDAMAGPTPVSALIHAATMVTAGVYLIARSHFLYDLAPTASTWVAWVGGLTALYGALSALNQHDIKKILAYSTVSQLGYMFLAVGIGAYSAGVFHLLTHAFFKALLFLSAGAVIHALHEEQDVRRMGGMRKFMPFTHITALMGVLAIAGIPIWSGFFSKDAILASAFEASPFLYVIGLGVAFLTAYYMGRWYFLVWRGEYRGNVAHPHEADGLMKVPLGILAALATFAGFLNVPTFLGGGHAFDDYLGRAIPVHAHEIPVSTEWLLTILAVAAGVGGLLWAYSEHRRRTLASGPLGAASTNALYLDRVYDGLVAAPSRALAAGLDAVDRGVDGTLSGVARNSAAPGGLFSRWQNGFVRTYAVSMLLGTALLLGYWALRTIGGGA from the coding sequence GTGCCCCTGTATCTGCTTCCCCTGCTGCCGCTGATCGGCTTCGCGCTGCTGATGCTCTTTCCCCGCCTCTTTCCCGGCAAGACGGGCGGCTGGCTCGCGTCGGGCACGGTGCTGGCGAGCTTCGTCATCGCTGTGATGCGCTACCTCGGCCAGGGAGACGAACCTGCACGCGAGGTGTTGTGGACTTGGCTGCCCAACATGGCGCTCAATGCCAACCTGTCGGTGGGGTTCTGGTACGACCAGCTTTCCGCACTGATGGCCCTGATCATCACGGGCGTGGGCTTCCTGATTCACCTGTACTCGGTGAGCTACATGGGCCACGACCGCCAGTTCACGCGCTTTTTCGCGTTCCTGAACTTCTTCGTGGCGATGATGCTGATTCTGGTGCTGGCCGACTCCTATCCCCTGATGTTCGTGGGCTGGGAAGGGGTGGGGATGGCGTCCTACCTCCTGATCGGCTTCTGGTTCTCGGGCCGCAACTCGGAGGCGTCCGACAAGGATATCCGGGAGGCCAGCGACCGCGAGGGCGTGGCGAACTCCAACGCCGCCCGTAAGGCCTTCATCATGAACCGCATCGGGGACCTCGGCTTCATGCTGGGGATGTTCCTGATCTACCGGCTGTACGGCACGCTGGTCATCCCTGAACTCGCTGAGCGGGTGGAGGGGGCGCAGGTGGCCCTCGCCGGAATCGAACTCGCCTGCCTCTTCCTGCTGGTCGGCGCGGTGGGCAAGTCGGGCCAGCTCCCGCTGACGACCTGGCTGCCGGACGCGATGGCCGGTCCTACGCCCGTCTCCGCCCTCATCCACGCCGCCACGATGGTCACGGCGGGCGTGTACCTGATCGCCCGCAGCCACTTCCTGTATGACCTCGCGCCGACGGCCTCCACCTGGGTGGCCTGGGTTGGGGGTCTGACCGCGCTGTACGGGGCCTTGTCGGCCCTCAACCAGCACGACATCAAGAAGATTCTGGCCTACTCCACCGTCTCGCAGCTCGGCTACATGTTCCTGGCGGTGGGCATCGGGGCGTACTCGGCGGGCGTGTTCCACCTGCTGACGCACGCCTTTTTCAAGGCGTTGCTCTTTCTCTCGGCGGGCGCGGTGATTCACGCGCTGCACGAGGAGCAGGACGTGCGGCGCATGGGCGGGATGCGGAAGTTCATGCCCTTTACCCACATCACGGCCCTGATGGGCGTGCTGGCGATTGCCGGAATCCCCATCTGGAGCGGCTTTTTCTCCAAGGACGCGATTCTGGCTTCCGCCTTTGAAGCCAGCCCGTTCCTCTACGTGATCGGGCTGGGCGTGGCCTTCCTGACCGCCTACTACATGGGCCGCTGGTACTTCCTGGTGTGGCGCGGCGAGTACCGGGGCAACGTGGCGCACCCGCACGAGGCCGACGGGCTGATGAAGGTGCCGCTGGGCATCCTCGCGGCGCTGGCGACCTTCGCCGGGTTCCTGAATGTGCCGACCTTCCTGGGCGGCGGGCACGCCTTCGACGATTACCTGGGCCGGGCGATTCCGGTTCACGCCCACGAGATTCCCGTCTCGACCGAGTGGCTGCTGACGATCCTGGCGGTGGCCGCCGGGGTGGGCGGGCTGCTGTGGGCCTATTCCGAGCATCGCCGCCGCACGCTGGCCTCCGGGCCGCTGGGCGCGGCGAGCACGAACGCGCTGTACCTCGACCGGGTGTATGACGGGCTGGTCGCGGCTCCCAGCCGGGCGCTGGCCGCCGGGTTGGACGCGGTGGACCGGGGTGTGGACGGCACGCTGTCGGGCGTGGCCCGCAACAGCGCGGCTCCTGGTGGTCTGTTCTCGCGCTGGCAGAACGGCTTCGTGCGGACCTACGCAGTGTCCATGCTGCTGGGCACGGCCCTGCTGTTGGGCTA
- a CDS encoding NADH-quinone oxidoreductase subunit J family protein: protein MIAFILLGALALVGAVVTVAARNAVHAALGLVGTLLSVAGLFASLSASFLAAVQVIVYAGAILVLFLFVIMLLNANQPITGRDPVPFVRELAGLGGVILAGALAVIAFSYRDPRPLAESAEALRGGTAGAVGETLLTRFLLPFEAVSILLLVAIVGSVALVKRPVPQPDGLTDAEGVALPGEAPERTAPEGGVRA from the coding sequence ATGATCGCCTTCATTCTTCTGGGAGCGCTCGCCCTCGTCGGCGCGGTGGTCACCGTCGCGGCCCGCAACGCCGTTCACGCGGCGCTGGGGCTGGTGGGCACCCTGCTGAGCGTGGCGGGGCTCTTTGCCAGCCTCAGCGCGTCCTTCCTGGCAGCGGTGCAGGTCATCGTGTACGCCGGGGCGATTCTGGTGCTGTTTCTCTTCGTGATTATGCTGCTCAACGCCAATCAGCCCATCACCGGGCGCGACCCGGTGCCTTTCGTGCGGGAGCTGGCGGGCCTCGGCGGGGTGATTCTGGCGGGGGCGCTCGCCGTGATCGCCTTTTCCTACCGCGACCCCCGCCCGCTCGCCGAGAGCGCCGAGGCGCTGCGCGGCGGCACGGCGGGCGCGGTGGGCGAAACGCTGCTGACCCGCTTCCTGCTGCCCTTCGAGGCGGTGAGCATCCTGCTGCTCGTCGCCATCGTGGGGTCGGTGGCGCTCGTCAAGCGGCCGGTGCCCCAGCCCGACGGCCTGACTGACGCCGAGGGCGTGGCGCTGCCCGGCGAGGCGCCCGAACGCACCGCCCCGGAAGGCGGGGTGAGGGCCTGA
- the nuoI gene encoding NADH-quinone oxidoreductase subunit NuoI has product MSVLDIAKGMGVTLGKLFQKPVTVSYPEERATLQPRFRGRHVLTRHPSTGLEKCIGCSLCAAACPAYAIYVEAAENDPQNPTSPGERYAKVYEINMLRCIFCGLCEEACPTGAVVLGNEFEMADYRYRDLVYGKEDMLVGVDGSLPQRREAARTGKPLRRGFRVEGGARKELEGVEYPT; this is encoded by the coding sequence ATGAGCGTGCTCGACATCGCCAAGGGCATGGGCGTGACCCTGGGCAAGCTGTTTCAGAAGCCTGTCACCGTGAGCTACCCGGAAGAGCGGGCCACCCTCCAGCCGCGCTTCCGGGGACGGCACGTGCTGACCCGCCACCCCAGCACCGGGCTCGAAAAGTGCATCGGCTGCTCGCTGTGCGCCGCCGCGTGCCCCGCCTACGCGATCTACGTGGAGGCCGCCGAGAACGACCCCCAGAACCCCACCAGCCCCGGCGAGCGCTACGCCAAGGTCTACGAGATCAACATGCTGCGCTGCATCTTCTGCGGACTGTGCGAGGAAGCCTGCCCCACGGGGGCGGTCGTGCTGGGCAACGAGTTCGAGATGGCCGACTACCGCTACCGCGACCTCGTGTACGGCAAGGAAGACATGCTCGTGGGCGTGGACGGCTCGCTGCCGCAGCGCCGCGAGGCCGCCCGCACCGGCAAGCCCCTGCGCCGGGGCTTCCGGGTGGAGGGCGGCGCCCGCAAGGAACTGGAAGGGGTGGAGTACCCGACATGA